The following is a genomic window from Dermacentor variabilis isolate Ectoservices chromosome 11, ASM5094787v1, whole genome shotgun sequence.
TGGCAGCTGTGGAGCGCGGTTAGGCTCCTTCGCACTGACAGCACGGGGTGCTCAGGGGGCGAACGATCCAGCTCGCCCAGCACGAACGACAGCACTCGAAATTTGAGCAGAGAGAATTGATCCCAGTCTCCCGCATCAATAAACGGGCGTTGCCTGCCCCATTTGCCGCAGACGTGGTCGTACAGGCTGTCGCACGGGTCCACTCTGGGGTCGACGCTGGCGGCCAGCTCCTGCGCGTAGTCGAAGCACTTCGTCGGGTGGTCGCAGTAAGGGAAGGCGAGACGCGACAGCTTGTCAACCAGCAACCGGCCAGCGCCAAACAGGATCCCCAGGACAAAGACTATCTTCATGTTCACGACAGCCATGACGTAGGTAAGAATGATATCCTTGCAGATCAACGAATCAATCAATGGCGGCGACGAGACGGTCGAGGCCGGCTCcattctcttctttttcctctcgtATCACTGCTCGTGCCCTTTACGGGGTTTTCGTAGCTTGCTTGCTACTTATATACCGTGGAGCTTGCCCACTATAGGGAATTAGTCACCACGGGTGTGGCTAAACGGATAAGGCAAGAGGCAAATTCTCAGAGAGTATAAGGCAGGGTAATGCGGAAATTTCACTTTAATTTGAATATTCTTAGTAGTTGTAATGAAAAACGTGTAAGTTACAAATATTAGCTTATTCGCAGCTAATTGAACACTTTATTAGTACAGTGTTATCATTCTAACCACTGCACGTGTGAATTCTGTAAACTcacctagttttttttttgtgaggcaGAGATATTAGCACTTTCTTATCgggctttttttttgcttaaaatCAAAGCTAAGACGTCAAATGCGAAATCATCGTGAATGTTTATCAGAATATGTAATTGTGGGAACTAACTCACTTTGTTCTGTCTAGGAAATACACGGCAGGGTGAATAAAATATAACAGTTTAACGCTCTATCAGATATGGTACAGAAGCGACAGCGCAAGCCAGGGGTCGTAGTAATAAAATTATTATAATGATATACAACAGCGCAAATTTCGCGAGGAGGATTGCAAGCTACAGTTGACACCATTGATTGCCATATGCAAAAGCAAAATTGTTCTTTTTGTATATAAATCGTCACTTTTGTAGAATTTTGAAACAGGAAATTTGTATACTTTTCTTTAGTGATGACGGAGTCTGCAGAGCAGATATAGCAGATATGCTATGATATAGGGCTCTTCAAAGCTTTTCTATTGTATTTATGCAATCAACCCTCAGTGACTGGTCAAATTTTATTGGGCCCAAGCCCAATTCGCTTGTCCCTCACGTGATGTTAAGAAAACTGTGAGAGCTCCTCATCTGACATTGTCATAAATCGTCGCGAGTATCGAGCGTCACCAGCTGATCGTCAAGTTATTCATGCAGCTAGAAGTTCGAAAAATGCTTGcgaagaacattattgaaccgccATGTAGtgcatgggcgtcacctgttgtactggtaaaaaagaaggatggctcatggcgcttttgcgtggattatcggcaccttaacagggttaccaaacaggacgtgtatcccctacctcggattgatgacggcCTTGACTGTTTCCACCGTGcttgctatttctcctctattgacctttgctgcggctactggcagatttctgcggacgatctcgaccgcgagaagactgcttttgtaacaccggactgtctttatcaattcaaagtgatgccgttcggtctatgtaacgctcctgccacttttgtacgcatgatggactcccttcttcacggtttgaAATGATCCaagtgcctgtgctacttggacaacgttatagtattctcccaaacgttcgctacgcacctcgagcgcctctcagcagtcctgaacgtttttcgtcgagcctgTCTGCGACTCAGCGCATCGAAGTGGCAATTCGGCCGTCACCAGATTACTATCCTTCGGTATCTCGTTGACACGAACGGAGtccaaccggacccaggcaagatccatgctgttgcgcacttccctgttccgtaGTGTGCCAAGGATGTGCACtacttcatcggcctttgttcgtacttccgctgTTTCGTGAAAactttcgcggccatagcacgaccactaaccgaacttttgaagaaagacgcccctttccagtcgGGCGCCAACGAGGCTTCTGCATGCTCGCAattaatcgaccttctcacaatgcCTCCAGTTCTGGCACATTTCGATctttctgcgcctaccgaagtccctactgatgccagtggtcacggaattggcgcagtactggcacaacgccagcgcggcaaggaccgtgttatcgcttatgccagcaggctcctctcagccgcggagcgcaactattccatcactgagcgtgagtgtctggccctagtacgggtggttgcgaaattccgcccaaaCTTATATGTCCGACcattttccgttgtcacagaccatcacgcgatTTGCTGGTTATGCTAAcagaaagatcctacaggaagacttggtcgctgggccttacgcctccaagaatattggTATACTGTCACCTAGAAAGATGGCCGattacacaaggacgctgactgcctgtcccacCACCCGGTAGATGAGCCTGACGACACCGACAGTAGTACCACCTACGGCATTTTCTCAGTGTCTGCCtccgctaacatcgccgatgagcagtaccgagacctctCACTGCGAggactcatcgagcgtctgcgctttacacctaccgacgcatccgctCGCCGATACGTCCTCCAgggtggcattctgtaccgaaggaacttcctccctgacggatctgatggtcttcttgtcgtgccaaaacatctacgacagactagGCTTTTTCacatgcatgacgcacccactgcaagACATCTTGTGGTAACCCGCAAGTACGACcacttccgccgccgcttcttttGGCGTGGTCTCGCTCGCACCGTCCAACGCTATGTTTCTGCCTGTGATCcttgccagcgtcggaaaacacctcaggtgctacctgccggtcatcgcCAGCCGATCCCCATCCCAGTGCAACCGTTCTtacgtgttggattagacctcctcggtccctttcacAAGTCATCCTCTGAGAAAAAATGGGTAAcggtcgcaactgattacgccacccgatacgctatcacgcggacTCTCCCTACCAGTTCGCCACTAACGTCGCGGACTTTTTcttgcatgacattattttacttcatggcgccccaccacagctgcttactgaccgtggttgtaacttcctctcgaaagttatcgccgacattgtgcgttcctgctcaaCTCAacaaaagctgactacctcataccatcctcagaccaatggctagacagagcggttaaaccacactcttaccgatatgctgtccaagcaCGTTTGCAAGCACCACCACGACTAGGACATTGCcgttccttacgtaacatttgcgtatattttttcccggcacgacaccgccggattttctccattttatctactgtacggtggCGTACcgaccttgccctttgacacggcactccctcctgctgcgatctcaacaagcgactatgcgcgcgacgccatcgccctcgccgaccatgcactcCAGCCTGCCCgggctcgactgacggcctcgcaaaccactcagcagtgtcagtacaatgcccgccaccatgacgtacagttttcgcctggtgcgctcgtgctcctgtggtcgccctctcgtcacgtcggactttcagaaaatctcctttcgcgatacacagagCCCTactgcgtgctgcgccaggtgatgcctctgacgtacgaaattgctccggtgagttcaacctcgtcctctactctggcatctagtgatgtcatGCGCCTCAGTAGCTTCAAGGCCTACTACTCTGCTTCCGACTCCGTCCTTTAGTCGTTCCGGGACGGcgtttttgccgccgggggtagtgctacggaacagtatttgcaatgaccaggaggcgagcagtgagaagacgacgacgacgattggaggttagcgcgggctgttgccccTTGGCCAAGTACAGCGCATTCCCTTGTaagtatacttgtatatagctcttcgtctgcgtcttcctacgtaacaatatataggcAGATATAATAAAATTAGAGATCTTAAAAAGCAGCAGCCTTTCAAATGGGAATTTTTTCAGGAGTCTTTCCGCATTCATTGCTTCGTAAGATGCTGTTCTACGTGCTGCCCCGAATTTTCGATATAATTCGCTACAATGCAAACAAATTTACCAAAGTGTCCATGCTAGGTAGTTTAACACTCGCACTCTTAGTCTACCGCTAGAAGTACTTGCTGTCCTCGTCAATGCTTTCATTTTTTCTAAATCTATGTATTGCACTCAATCAAATAGGCATCGCACGTGCTTTCAACTTTAATGCTAAAGCACAGGAGCACACTATAGATATTAAATATCATGCTAAATTCACTTGTCTTATTAAAGGATCTGCAACCTATGCTGGTGCAGTCACTTACTGTATTTCAAGGAGGGCATCTAAATTAAGCTTTTGTTTCGAGAGCAATGTCTGTTTGCCACTTGCCATCGAGTTGCTCTGCAACAAGACCAGTGAGGAAACTGGCTGGGTTCGCAGGAGTCTTTATTCAGGAATTTTGACCATGCAGGCGTTTTTATACAGGAATTTCGACCAAGATTAGTTTTCAATACAAAACCTCTATCTTGCATGAACCTAAGTTAGCGTGTTTAGCCATTGCAGTGACTCACTGACCTTAGATATTTACGACACGCAGGTTGCTCCATTCGCCATCGGTCGGTTCGTCGTCGACAGCCTGGAGCTACACCGTAGTTTCAATTGCACGAATAACACATGGAACGCCTTGAAGAAGGCTACACGAGAAAACTTTGCTAATTTCTCGTGGATGGATCAACCAACAGCCAAAGGCGCCGTCGAGCACGTTGATAGCTTAGTCACAATGATTCCTCTGCCCGAACATCGCCAAAGCAACGAGGCACTCGATGCGTACCATGGTTTCCTGGATCCGGATATATCCCACCCGTTCATTCAGTGGCTGTTCAAAACAAAGCAGCGACGCCTTGATTAGAAGAAGCGCCTTTTAAACAAATCTGCAGTGACCGTTTATCGTATCGAAATTCCCTACCAGGCATACGTGGTGAACGCGTATTACATGCCCGTAATGCACATCATGGCCATCCTGCCGGCGATCATGAACTCCCCGTCCGTGCCACAGACGGTGCCAGCGGCCGTTCACTACGGCACCATGGGAAAAATACTGGGACATGAACTCACGCACGCCTTCGACCCATCGATTACCAAGCTTACTAGCACCGGCGTTGCCGCCATGTGGTGGTCGAAGGAGTCCTTCGGTAATTTCACCAGCCGCCTGGAGTGCGTCAGGAAACAGCTGCAGGGCTTCACTGACAAGGAGGTGCACAGCAAAAACGCGCTCTCTGAAACGTTCGCCGACACAGGGGGAACCGAGAAGGCCCGGCTAGCCTTCTCCACTCTGCCGGCGCAAGGGGGCGTCCTGGGATACACCCAGGAACAGTCGTTCTATATCGCCGGCTGGTTCGATTTTTGCGCGGTGGGCGGTTACGGATGGAACAAGAAGTCACTGTACCCGGCCGAAGCGCTGCGGTGCAATCTACCCGCCCGAAACGAGGAGCGGTATGCCACCGCGTTCACCTGTCCTAAAGGTTCGCCGATGAACCCGGAGGAACGGTGCACATTCCATTGATTGGAACAAACAATAATAAACCTTACAATGGATATCTCGTGCAAACAGAGAAAGATGTATAAGGGGACATGATATTGTATCGTCAATTTATGATCTTTCCTCTTTAAGTATATTTATTTTACCAAGTAACGTCCACATTGCTTGTAAAGATTTATTGCACATTTCATACGAACCATTTATACCTTTTTAGTAGCTCCTATTTGAATAAGATACATCAACATGGATCATGTCTTTCTTCATGACGCGTTTAAGCACAACCAATTACGTCTACGTAGAAACCGCCTAATGTCATAACATAACAGAAATACGCCTAATGTCACAACAAACGAGAAAagggggcccgatatttattaagcACCTCGTAAAAAGCTAACAAATATTCACACCAAAGTCAAGATACGGGAAAATACTTGTATTTAGTAAAtgaattaaggaaatgataaattaattaaaaaattaccgacgattacgttacttcctaatgcgaaatttgagcgcagcaaataagctgtttcaccttttggatagattgaggcaaagaaatcgagcaacacatgtatgcgctatcacagaatttttttttcacacgtattcctttaacaaagactccactaacagttcttgacagtcatgaaggaagctttgtggtcggagaaatagactgatatatgttcgacttggtacaccaatgcttgattctcaaagacgagatctatacaagtggctcgcgaggttgtcacagccatgggggaagcagaggctaagcgccgccgccgagaagaccctgccgttcgcgccgccgaagcggaggctcatcgccgccgtcgagagcaaccagcagtaagcgaggctgaagcagaagctcatcgccgccgccgagaagaccctgcagttcgcgccgccgaagcggaggctcatcgccgccgtcgagagcaaccagcagtaagcggaagcggaggggggcggcgtgtacacccagcggcaaacgatgggggcagaagcgcgcgcagcaagcggacaacacgataaagggaggagggaagagatagcagcgaccctttcctcctctttctgcatggcggcgacggtgttctatgcagtcacgttatcttgactctctagcggcgtcagcggcatccagcggtatcagtcggtcgctgctagcgctggggggatgaaaggggggcggagctggttacgaggccgacgacgacgacaacgccgacgacaacgccgacgacgacgcgaaacccaggaacggacgccaaagagctgcgctctaaaaataaaagtggatgaaagatCTTGCTGCAGGTGGCAAACGATGCCCACCGGCGGCAAGTGCGATGCACTTGGTGGAGCATCGTACACTTAATGCGAAGAGTTGGGATTGTTCGCCATCTGTGGTAAGCAACTTCCTTCATCCAATCTCATTTTCCAATaatttgtgatttatttattccatttagTAAATAAAATAATTTCCCCATGTTGACGTGAATGTTTCTTGGCTTTTTATGACATGCTTAATAAAATCGCTCCCTTCAGTTAAGCCCCTCTTCTCTCGTCTATTACATAACGAAAtcctcgaatccggcaacattcatgccttcaggtagcatgcgtggttttattgaccagttgtcttcaccccAAAAGACCACGCACTAGccacgcctgcggcagaaaagatattccacatccgccgccaaggtttgtgagtgatggcgctggctagcactcccagggttctagtaggaaacataattacccaagaaagtgaattgtaagacggcaccgcggtagcccagttggtacagcatcgcacgctTAATGCGAAGGCATGGGACcgttccccacatgcggcaagttggtttttcatccactttcattttcgcTTAATTTATGATTTCCTTATATTGGTCTGTAAATACAAGCAATTTCTCCTATTTTGGCCTTGGTGTCAATGTTGTTTGGCGCCTTATGATAATGTCATAACATGTCAGTAACATCTATTAAATTCTTTACATATACCGTAGCCCTGAGCAAGCTGTCGCGGGTGTACCTAATGAAGAAATCTAGAAAAACAACATGGGTTGCCCTTCCACTCTATGAAAaaggatgtccagcgaagctgtgaatgttgGCCGCTTAGTGGCGAAttacacctccgccgcggttcggcccggtattgcaccatcttggGAATCgccctacgtatggggagtgctcaacgcctgcttaaCCGCCGCGGTTCGGCCTGGCATTGCTCAATCTTAGGGATCAGCCCACGTACAAGGACCGCTTAACGCCTTCTGAACCTTCGTCGGGGATCGGCTCGGtctgcactatctttgggatcgccccgcgtatcgggagtgcttaacagctgcttcacatcctccgctgcTCGACCCGCCATTGCATAATATTCGGGATTTAATTCAGATCGAATCTGCTTTCAACCCGAATATCAGATATCAGAATCCGGAATATCAGATTTAGACACTCGGAGTTTAGTTCAGTAACGCATccgcgccacgtggagggcccgTGGGGTTATGGTCGGGAATGGTTTTTTCCAAACGATGTCCGACGCCGAGGCAGgatttttttgcgacacgggacccttaaggcatgaacagcttcgctataaaaaatgTACAGTATTTACTCAATTGTAACGCGAGTGTTTCTTAGATGTTTTTGGTTCAACTTAATCCTTTTGTTACTGTCGAATAACGACAGAATATACAATTTTAAAACGAGTATTATCAGTTCCGCAGTTTTTAAGGTTAAGTTAGAAAGATGTACCTTATGGCCTCGATTCAATCTACAGACAATTCGTGCGGAAGTCAAAATTTCTTTTTCGTTGGAATGGACACCGTTTCCGCTGTGCTTTCGCCGGGTGTTACGTTTACGGTGCCTTTTTTTACCGTTTCGCCCTTCCATTAGGTTCATCAACAATGCTAAGGCGGCGCAGAGCGTTCGGTATAACGGTCACTCCAGCAGAAGTGCTATTTCGATGACTGAGGATTTGGGAaactccgccgcggctcggcgaCTCAAGGTCAACGAAAGTAATTAACGCACAAATTAGGGCTACTCGTTGTTGATGCAGTTAGCTGCTGTGACAGTTAATAGCACGAACAAGACAAAACGCAAAAAGGGTGGGACAGCATGGAGCGCTCTGTCCTTTCGCCCCCTTTTTACCGTTCGTATTGTCCGCGCTGTTAACAGTGTCACATCTACGTCAATGGTTTGACGGATGGTGGCGCCAATGGGAGGCCCTTTGTAAATACGGGGACGGTCCAAAGAACTTTGTAGTGGCCTGGTACGTGCCCCGAATGAAATGTTTGTGCAGCCTTTTAAGAAATACTTAATTTCAAACCAGGTCGATGGTACGGATAATCTGATTCTCGGGCGACCATTTTCTGACATAGTTTCGCTCTCTGGACATTTGGCTTCTTTCGCCACCGAACCCCTCGAAGTATGCCGCCGACAGCGTTTATGGCAGTTGCGTGCTTCTTTTCTTGCCGAAGCCAAGAGCACAACCGCTATGCCGCCATGCGCTGCTCGCACTTGCCACGTTTCTAGAGACTTTATCACCGAAGCCCCACGGCACACGCCCTAGAACCTCCTATGTACTTGGTCTTCCACTTCTAGGGAACATGGACATGTGCCGTGCCTGGGCGCGCAGTCTCCTCTGCCCAGCCCCCCGTTGCCCGCATTCGCAGAGCTTAGGCTGTGCAGgccgaagaagaaaataaactttattaaataGAATTGTCCGGcagttttgaggcaacaacaacaaaaacagttTTGGTTTTGGTGACCTCAGGTGTCGGTTCGAAGTGCTTgtactcgggcggcatcttcgctTTCCCAGACGTCCCTCAACTGGTCTTCCAGGTCCGAAATTTtcagagccgcctcccagcggccgCGACGCCGACGGTGATGGTCGCCGGTGGCCTCCGCAACACAGGCCGCCAGAGACGTTATCTTTCACGCGCAAGCGTTACTGGCCAGCTCGTGTAGTCGGCGGTGTCTTTCTGAAGCcacgaagcaagcgaacgaggcaggcgcctggaggtgaagagaatcgcTTGATGGGGAAATTACGAGGGAGCCCGATGCGAGCGCGGCAAGGTAACCTCACTCAGAGGAACGTGTGGTTGAGCGAAGAGGGGATAGAGAAACATGAAGAAGCGTCGCGGAGTAGGAAAGCTGGTGCAGCAGCACTGGGTTGGCTTcatctggcagttgctacagctTTTCATAGCGATGCATACATACTGGGTCTTTGTCGcgataacatcgtcctcgcgcgcTATACGCTGTGTGTGGTAGTGAGAGCGTGCACAAGGGGAGCAAGCGGGCCCTACTTTGTCGTGCATGACACCCGGGAGGGAGAGGAAGAGTGCTTTGTAGTTCG
Proteins encoded in this region:
- the LOC142563243 gene encoding neprilysin-1-like, which translates into the protein MHIMAILPAIMNSPSVPQTVPAAVHYGTMGKILGHELTHAFDPSITKLTSTGVAAMWWSKESFGNFTSRLECVRKQLQGFTDKEVHSKNALSETFADTGGTEKARLAFSTLPAQGGVLGYTQEQSFYIAGWFDFCAVGGYGWNKKSLYPAEALRCNLPARNEERYATAFTCPKGSPMNPEERCTFH